From a single Rutidosis leptorrhynchoides isolate AG116_Rl617_1_P2 chromosome 5, CSIRO_AGI_Rlap_v1, whole genome shotgun sequence genomic region:
- the LOC139849825 gene encoding uncharacterized protein codes for MQDHYALIRSYGDELLTSNPGSTVKIGVTNDPDEKVYFDRFYVCLNGLKEGWKNGCRRVIALDGCFLKRPNQGELLTAIADLEIQGGVGVTLMSDQHKGLIEAVKDIMPYAEHRQCARHIYENFRKQFSGVEFRNMFWEASKSSYPILFDSTMENIKDANPNAYKHLSDRNLKSWVIIMERMNVMRRLGEEWVGDIAPNIQKRLEKIKDQHRFWKAHFAGGFEYEVSHKNEAFKVDEQNRTCSCRMWQLSGIPCQHACYVIFALNKFAEEYIPDWFRKEMYMRAFSTYLKQVGGMSSWVQNQLNKHLPPKPKVMPGRPQKKRRRAAHETGSGSRISKAGAVITCFNCLEVGHNKKRLQESS; via the exons ATGCAAGACCATTATGCTTTGATTAGGTCTTATGGTGATGAGCTTTTAACTAGCAACCCAGGTTCAACAGTTAAAATAGGAGTGACAAATGACCCTGACGAGAAAGTGTATTTTGATAGATTTTATGTGTGTTTGAATGGATTAAAAGAGGGATGGAAGAATGGTTGTAGGAGGGTAATTGCATTAGATGGATGTTTTTTAAAAAGGCCTAATCAAGGGGAGTTGTTAACTGCAATAG CTGATTTAGAGATTCAAGGTGGTGTAGGTGTCACACTTATGTCTGATCAGCATAAAGGATTGATAGAAGCAGTTAAGGACATAATGCCATATGCTGAGCATAGACAATGTGCTAGGCATATTTATGAGAATTTTAGGAAACAATTTAGTGGTGTTGAATTTAGAAATATGTTTTGGGAAGCTTCTAAATCTTCATACCCTATTTTATTTGATTCCACCATGGAAAATATTAAAGATGCTAACCCGAATGCATATAAACACTTGAGTGACAGAAATCTAAAATCTTG GGTGATTATCATGGAAAGAATGAATGTCATGAGAAGGCTTGGTGAGGAATGGGTTGGTGATATTGCACCAAATATTCAAAAAAGGCTTGAAAAGATTAAAGATCAACACAG ATTCTGGAAAGCACATTTTGCAGGTGGGTTTGAGTATGAAGTTAGCCATAAGAATGAAGCCTTTAAAGTTGATGAACAAAATAGAACATGTAGCTGCAGGATGTGGCAGCTATCTGGAATCCCTTGTCAACATGCTTGTTATGTGATTTTTGCCCTAAATAAATTTGCAGAAGAGTATATTCCTGACTGGTTTAGAAAAGAAATGTACATGAGGGCTTTTTCAACATATCTTAAACAAGTTGGTGGAATGTCAAGTTGGGTGCAAAATCAGTTGAACAAACATTTACCCCCAAAACCCAAAGTCATGCCTGGTAGGCCTCAAAAGAAACGAAGAAGGGCAGCACATGAAACTGGTAGTGGATCTAGGATATCTAAGGCAGGAGCTGTTATCACTTGTTTCAATTGTTTGGAAGTTGGACACAACAAAAAAAGGTTGCAAGAATCCTCATAA